From a region of the bacterium genome:
- a CDS encoding DUF4390 domain-containing protein, which yields MRLVSGLLGLALAFAAQPGDKASIADLSLALEGAEAHLSFHLDITFDDELLSRIQSGLPTGFDFEFKLGKEQRRWWWFDRNYASSRLQVVAMYNAVTRDYLVNYKRNGELVESRTVRDLDELRRAMTRFDRVLAFSLADIETRKRLVVRVRAEVGSKNLFSLIPTTLKTDWAETRKFQIPR from the coding sequence ATGAGGCTCGTTTCCGGACTTCTCGGCCTCGCCCTGGCGTTCGCGGCCCAGCCCGGCGACAAGGCAAGCATCGCGGACCTCAGCCTGGCCCTCGAAGGTGCGGAGGCTCACCTGTCGTTTCATCTCGACATCACCTTCGACGACGAGCTTCTGAGCCGCATTCAGAGCGGACTTCCCACCGGATTCGACTTCGAGTTCAAACTCGGCAAGGAGCAGAGGCGTTGGTGGTGGTTCGATCGCAACTATGCCAGCTCCAGACTCCAGGTAGTGGCCATGTACAACGCGGTGACCCGCGACTATCTGGTCAACTACAAGCGCAACGGCGAGCTCGTGGAGAGCCGGACGGTGCGCGATCTCGACGAGTTACGCCGAGCCATGACGAGATTCGACCGGGTGCTTGCGTTCAGCCTGGCCGACATCGAAACTCGCAAGAGGCTGGTCGTACGCGTGCGCGCGGAGGTGGGCTCGAAGAATCTCTTCTCGCTGATCCCGACGACGCTCAAGACCGACTGGGCCGAAACCAGGAAGTTCCAGATCCCGCGCTGA
- a CDS encoding YbjN domain-containing protein codes for MQFQHSHHEETHNRVGEILGELFDAPYLDEDNAHFYVGYGSTVLEISVEPYGPEETTVEVTAYCVQGVILGENLLLGLLELNHELPIGAFSLVGKDIFFSQSIFGRSIDRKNLLGTIAAVANVSDEYDDRIVETYGGQTALDRIRDTGGRKKRSAAAS; via the coding sequence ATGCAATTCCAACACAGCCATCACGAAGAGACCCACAACCGAGTCGGCGAGATCCTGGGCGAGCTTTTCGACGCACCCTACCTGGACGAAGACAACGCGCACTTCTACGTCGGCTACGGCAGCACCGTCCTGGAGATCTCGGTCGAACCGTATGGACCCGAGGAAACCACGGTCGAGGTAACCGCCTACTGCGTCCAGGGCGTTATTCTGGGAGAAAACCTGCTCCTCGGCCTCCTGGAGCTCAACCACGAGTTGCCGATCGGCGCGTTCTCTCTGGTCGGAAAAGACATCTTTTTCTCTCAGTCGATCTTCGGCCGCTCGATCGACCGCAAGAATCTCCTCGGGACGATAGCCGCTGTGGCCAATGTCTCGGACGAGTACGACGACCGGATCGTAGAGACCTACGGCGGTCAGACGGCGCTCGACCGAATCAGGGATACCGGCGGTCGCAAGAAGCGCTCGGCCGCGGCCAGCTAG
- the smpB gene encoding SsrA-binding protein SmpB encodes MPRSTERRLVAENRRARRDYELLEKMEAGIALKGTEVKSIRAGKVQLKDSYVEIRNGDAYLVGAHISPYSHGNLQNHDPERPRRLLLKRREIDRIFGKTTIQGLTCVPLSVYFKGNLIKLEVAIARGKKLYDKRQAEKKKRMDAEAEEAIRGGRR; translated from the coding sequence ATGCCTCGATCGACGGAGCGACGCCTGGTCGCGGAAAACCGCCGCGCACGACGTGACTACGAGCTTCTGGAAAAGATGGAAGCCGGGATCGCGCTCAAAGGCACCGAAGTCAAGTCGATTCGGGCCGGCAAGGTGCAGCTCAAGGACAGCTACGTCGAGATCCGGAACGGAGACGCCTATCTCGTGGGAGCGCACATCTCGCCCTACAGCCACGGCAACCTGCAGAATCACGATCCCGAGCGGCCGCGCCGGCTGCTGCTCAAGCGCCGGGAGATCGATCGCATCTTCGGTAAGACGACCATCCAGGGTCTGACCTGCGTGCCGCTGTCGGTCTATTTCAAAGGCAATCTGATCAAGCTCGAGGTCGCTATCGCTCGCGGCAAGAAGCTCTACGACAAACGCCAGGCGGAGAAGAAGAAGCGCATGGACGCCGAGGCCGAGGAGGCGATCCGGGGTGGAAGGCGCTAG